Below is a genomic region from Pseudomonas svalbardensis.
TTAGGCGACTGCAACGAATCATTACCGGTCACGGTAGCGGTATTGGTCGCCGCTTCGGCATTCGCCTTCAACCGGTTCAACTCTTCACCCGCCCGCTGAATCTTCGCCCTTACGTTGTTCATGTCCTGACGGCTTTTCTCCAGCAGGCTTTTCGCCGAACTGTGCCCGGTAATACCACGCGCCAGGGCCACACCGCCGATCGCCACTTGAATCAACCCGAACACACCACCGCGACGCAGGCCCTTGCCGACCATCACCACGCCGCCGGCCAGGGAACCGATACGTTCCCAACCCTGCACGTTCTGCTCAGTGTGAGTCTGGAACGGGGTGGATTCGATGCGTTCTACGCGTTTGAGTTCGCTCATGATCTGTCTCCAGTCGGGAATAGCTGCTTCAGGAATAGATACTTAAGCTGACTGCCGAGGCGGGCGGCTTGTTCCATCGAATGTACGCTGAATCAGCGAAATTTCGCCCCGGAGCGGGTGTTGAGCCCCTTGGACATGCGGTCATAGAGCACGACGTTGACGGTGGCTGCCAGGTTCATGCAACCGGTGGTCGGGATGTAGACCACGTCTTCGCACCAGTCACGAATCTCTTTATCCAGCGAGCCGTCTTCCGGGCCGAAGATGTACAGCGCGCGGTCCGGGTGCGTGTATTCCGGCAGCGAACGGGCGCCGACCACCAGTTCCACAGCGACCGGAACGCAGCCCAGCGGCAGGATTTTTTTCAGGTCGTCGATGCCGATCAGCGGAATGTCGTAGTGGACGCGCTTGGTGTCGGTGACGAAGTCGGCGGCGCGTTCATAACGTTTGCCGGTGTAGAACACGGACGCCACGCCATAACAGCCAGCGGCGCGCATCACCGAACCGACGTTCTCCGGTGATTTGGGGTTATACAAACCAATGCAGCTGTACCGTTTGTCTGCCACGAGCGGGTGCCTTCGGGGAAAAAACGGAGATTATACGGGGATTGGGGGAGGGGTGTTCGGTTTGAGATTGGTGGTGTCTGGTCGGCCGCCTTCGTCGGAACGCCGCCCGGAGCCGGCTCGCTCCCACAGTGGATCCTGAGTGTTCACAAATGTTGTGTTCACAGAAAATCCCCTGTGGGAGCGAGCCTGCTCGCGAAGGGGCCGGTCGAGGCGCTGCAGATATTATTCGTCTTTCTTCATCAAACCCGCCAACGCCGCAAACGGGTTATGCGTCGCCTTGGCGATTTTCGGCGAGCTCAGCGAGCCTTCACCAAAATACTGCTGGTCGGTGTACCGCGAGTGTTCATTGTCGTGGCAATACAGGCACAACAATTCCCAGTTCGAGCCGTCCTGAGGGTTGTTGTCGTGGTTGTGGTCGCGGTGGTGCACGGTCAGTTCGCTCAGGCGCTTGCCGGAAAACTCACGGGCGCAGCGGCCACACACGTGCGGGTACATTTTCAGGGCCTTGTCGCGGTAACCCATTTCCTTGTCGCGCTGGTTGTCAGCGAGGATGCGGTCCAGTTTCGACGTGTTGGTCGCAGGTGTTGACGAACTCATGGGTTCACCTTTGTAAAAAGACTAATGACGGTAACAAACGCAGTTTAGCTCAGCCCTTGAGCTTCTCGGCAATCCAGATGGTGTGGCGGGTGCCTTTGTTGCCGTGGGCGAAGACCTGGACTTCCTCGGCCTTGAAGCCGGCCTTCTTCAGTTTGTCGGAAAACTGTCGGTCAGCGCTCGCGGACCAGACGGCCAGCACGCCTTTAGGCCGCAGGGCCTTGGCGCAGGCACTCAGGCCACCAGCGGAGTAGAGCCAGCTGTTGGCCTTCTGGGTCAGGCCTTCGGGGCCGTTGTCGACGTCGAGCATGATCGCGTCAAAACCTTGCGGCTCGGCCTGCAGGACTTTGGCCACGTCTTCCATGCGAATGACGGTGCGCGGGTCAAGCAGCGGGTTCCCGGCTTTCTCGCCGAGCGGTCCACGGTTCCACTCCACCACGCCCGGCACCAGTTCGGCGACCACCACTTCAGCGGTCTTGCCCAGATGCTTGAGGGCCGAGGCGAGGGTGAAGCCCATGCCCAGGCCGCCGATCAG
It encodes:
- a CDS encoding YgaP family membrane protein, translating into MSELKRVERIESTPFQTHTEQNVQGWERIGSLAGGVVMVGKGLRRGGVFGLIQVAIGGVALARGITGHSSAKSLLEKSRQDMNNVRAKIQRAGEELNRLKANAEAATNTATVTGNDSLQSPKTGV
- a CDS encoding RNA methyltransferase — encoded protein: MADKRYSCIGLYNPKSPENVGSVMRAAGCYGVASVFYTGKRYERAADFVTDTKRVHYDIPLIGIDDLKKILPLGCVPVAVELVVGARSLPEYTHPDRALYIFGPEDGSLDKEIRDWCEDVVYIPTTGCMNLAATVNVVLYDRMSKGLNTRSGAKFR
- a CDS encoding YajD family HNH nuclease, which gives rise to MSSSTPATNTSKLDRILADNQRDKEMGYRDKALKMYPHVCGRCAREFSGKRLSELTVHHRDHNHDNNPQDGSNWELLCLYCHDNEHSRYTDQQYFGEGSLSSPKIAKATHNPFAALAGLMKKDE
- a CDS encoding spermidine synthase gives rise to the protein MKRFVLLDTTPIPENGGALCLFEYGEDFVIKIQGGDGGQLMNTRMHGSEDALAEIPCRKVAGRPNSRVLIGGLGMGFTLASALKHLGKTAEVVVAELVPGVVEWNRGPLGEKAGNPLLDPRTVIRMEDVAKVLQAEPQGFDAIMLDVDNGPEGLTQKANSWLYSAGGLSACAKALRPKGVLAVWSASADRQFSDKLKKAGFKAEEVQVFAHGNKGTRHTIWIAEKLKG